In Chryseobacterium sp. C-71, the genomic window CATCTGCTGTCAGTTTTTGTGCTAAAAGCGTTCTGTTTTGAGGGATCTCGAAAATCGCCTCGCTTGCGTCTAGTGGAACTTCATTGCCACCAATTCCTTTGTTTGTTAACATAGTGTTTTTTTAAAGGGGTTAATAAATGTGTTTAGTTAATATCTTAAAGTTTTTAAGTGATATTTATTTTTCAAAAATCCTGTAGGGATATATATTTGCAGAAGCATTCTTTAGTTTCAGCAGAAAACTTTCGCATAGATATTCCCATTCCGAATCTTTAATTGAATCTTTTTCATCGGGATTTCTGATTAAAAAAATGTCAATCGTTCTGCTAAATCCTCCCTTCAGAGAGATTTCTTTTTTTGTTCCTTTCGAAACCTGTATGTCTTTTATCGTGCTTTTAAAATGATTTAATCCAAAAATTCTGATGTCTGCCACAGTCACAATTCTGCCTCTGGTCAGCAAAGAATTTCTGTATTCTAAAATTTTATCTTGTGACGACAGGCTTTTTCTCCCGCCGGTTGAAGGTTTTATCATTACCGCTGTTTTGTCCAATGCTAGAGCATTTGAGCCTTCTACAGTTAATATAGTTGCCGGTTTTATCTCGTTCCCTTCCTGTGCAAGCGTCAGCCAATATGAAGCATTACAGGCAACTTCTGAATCCTGAGAATCTGAAGTGATGACCAAATACGGATTATTGGCTTGCGAGAAGCTTTTTTCTTTTGCTAATTGATGCAAAGCAGCAACATTTTGATTAATCTGTCTCAAAGTTTCTTTTGCAGAATCTCCGCCGATTCCCGAAAAAGCAGCATTTTCATCTTTTATCAATTCCAAAAGATATTGTAACAGTTCTGAAGCGCCACGCTGGTCAAATCTCGACACGCCGCCTTTTCTTAAAACTGCGGAAATTCCACTATTTTCAGCCTCATAATTTTTCACATCAAACCGCCTTCCTCTGTCATCTGAAACGTAATCAAGATCCAGAAAATGATCATCAGACTGTATCGGAATGATATTTAGCCTTCCTGTAACTCTGTGATAAGATTTTACATTGTGAACATTCACAACTGGAATACAGTTCAGAGTAACGCTCACATTTTCTAAAACATCGCTCACCACCGCTTCCGAAAATTTAAATTTCAGCCAAATAATATCTTTATCTTCTGAAAGTTTATTGTTTTTAAAATACTTTTCAAACAACTCTTCATTTTGAGGTTTATCAGAATTTGCTAATTTTTCTTTTAAAGTGAAAAAATTAGAAGAATAATATTGGTTGACATCTGTGTAAATATGCTCAAGATCTGAATAGTTTTTGGTAATGATATTCTCAAGATTAATATTTCCCTGATCTACATTATAACCTTCCTGCAATGAAAATTCTCGTTCTCCGAAATAAATCTTTGCCTGTTTTAGATAATAAAAAAATAATTCTTTCTGATAATTATTATTTATATCAATATAAAACATCAAGTTTTCAAATTCTGACTTGTCTTTGTTACGGATTCCTACCCACATTTCTCCGGACGGAATATGATGGTCTCCTTTTGACAAATTGTCTGTAAAAAAGAAACTTTCTACCTG contains:
- a CDS encoding type VI secretion system baseplate subunit TssF, whose translation is MNQERIKDRILRRAARLWGYNELEAETSFDPIVSLLLSATASELEKLGFELESSRSRIIERILEIMFPEEVSGVIPARSLIQVFPLENQSIISLYNHFKTSKRIHNVFNPTESGSKDVFFCPTIEVKLTTAKVEYIAYGNTLNQVESFFFTDNLSKGDHHIPSGEMWVGIRNKDKSEFENLMFYIDINNNYQKELFFYYLKQAKIYFGEREFSLQEGYNVDQGNINLENIITKNYSDLEHIYTDVNQYYSSNFFTLKEKLANSDKPQNEELFEKYFKNNKLSEDKDIIWLKFKFSEAVVSDVLENVSVTLNCIPVVNVHNVKSYHRVTGRLNIIPIQSDDHFLDLDYVSDDRGRRFDVKNYEAENSGISAVLRKGGVSRFDQRGASELLQYLLELIKDENAAFSGIGGDSAKETLRQINQNVAALHQLAKEKSFSQANNPYLVITSDSQDSEVACNASYWLTLAQEGNEIKPATILTVEGSNALALDKTAVMIKPSTGGRKSLSSQDKILEYRNSLLTRGRIVTVADIRIFGLNHFKSTIKDIQVSKGTKKEISLKGGFSRTIDIFLIRNPDEKDSIKDSEWEYLCESFLLKLKNASANIYPYRIFEK